CATGAAATCTTAATCGTGAAGCGCAATGAGCAGCGGTTCTGGACACGTAGCATGGCTCGTGAGGATGCAGATACGACTCTCGTGCAAGCCATGCGCCTTTCCGAGCAGAGCAGATGAGAGAGCTTCCAAAGAGACCTTCTCTCATTTCGCCAAAGCGGTGGGAGGTAAGGCGCGCGCACTATCTCGCCGTTTTCGAGAAGGCACTGCTGCTCCTTCGAACCTGTAATGAACTTCCAGAAGACGAACCGAACTTGACTCGTGAATTGTGGTTCAAAATAACAACCGCGCGCCGAGAACTCGACCCCGAGGGTAGATTCTCCCATCCTGTTCCACAGGCAGATAATCTACCCGATCCCGATGCTACCGAAGTGCAGTCGCATGAATTCAAGAAGCCAGACTTTCAATGGATTCACGACGATGACAGCGAAGCAGATGAGCGTTATATCCAAAAATCTTTCGCCATCGAATGCAAGCGACTCGGTGCGCCGACGAAGTCTCGTTGGCGGCTTAATGAGCAATATGTTGTTGGCGGAATGAATCGCTTCCGCGACCCCCGATGGAAGTATGGCCGAGGAATGGCTGAAGGAGCCATGATTGGATTTATCCAAAACATGGAGTTCGAAGCAATTTCCTCCGCAATAGATTCGGACTCAAAACGAATTGGCTTCGACCGTATTAGCCGCGACCCAAGGGGCTGGCAGGAACGAAGCGTCAGCCGCCTTGGCAACTCATTCCGCCGAGAGTTTCCCATTACTCCGTTTCGCCTCTTCCATTTATGGCTAGACATCAGAGATGTTCCCTTGAAAGCCAAGAGAAGTGTTCATCCAGCACCCAAATGCGCACCCAAGCGACGCCGCACGCCGCGTTAGCTATACATACTTCTCAGTAAATCGTCCTTTCGTAGCCTCCTGGCACGAAGCGATCGCTCGCAGGCGCGAGCAAAGATGGCACAGCACTTTCACATACCAACGTGGCTTCGAAAATACGTCGTTACCCGAGAAAGCAGACCGCCCACGGCGAATGAGAGCCGTTTCATGAGTCGCCGCTTCCTCATGTTCCCGCGAACCCGCAATACGCCACCTGACGATGTCCACCACTGGGTAAGGAGGTAAAGTGCCTGCGCACCGGGCCGCCCAACCAACGGCACGTGCGCGTGCACGCGGGCCAGGTGGTGGAGGCCGCGGACCAGGAGGTCGAGGTGGTGGAGGTGGTGGAGCGCGGCGACAGCGGACCGGAGCTGCGGGTGCGGCTGCAGAGTCGCAAACCGTGAGAATTCAGTAGCCACTCGGGCAACCGCTCATTCCCTGCCGCCGATAATCGGCCGGAGGAGTGAGCCATGACCCGGATTGGTGATGCGGCAGCCGAAGCGGCACGTCGGGCGGCGGAAGCCATGGAGCGCGCGCGCAAGGCGGCCGACGAGGCCGCGAAGCGCGCGGCCCAGCAGGCCAGGAGCGCTCCTGGGCTTCGCGCTACCGCGAGCACCTTCGAGACGCGCCCGAGGGCACCCGTGGCGCTGGAGGCGCGGCCGAGCGACGCTCCGTCCCCGGGAAGTGGTGTGCCACGGCACATGCTGGCGCAGTGGACCGCGCCGGCCTCCGACGCTCCAGGTACAGCGACAGCGCTGCTCGCGGGCCTTGTCTCCATGCCCGAGGCAGCGGCGGCGACGCTCGCGGGCTTTGCCTCCATGCCCGAGGCAGCGACAGCGCCACTCGCGGGCTTTGTCTCCACGCCCGAGGCAGCCACAGCGTCGCTCGCGGGCTTTGTCTCCACGACTGGTAACGCGGACTCCGTCGCCGCCACGACCGACCCGGCGGTCTGCGACCTGACCACCGGGGACGCGGCGGAAATCAACGAGCTGGCGGAGACGAACCCGGCCGAGGCCGCGCGGCGGATGGAGGAGCTCATCGCCACCGACCCGAAGTACCAGGACCCGGCGATGGTGGACATGCTCCTCCGGAACTGTGCCCCGGCGCTCACCGCCATCTACGAAGTGCTGGGCAAGCGGGCCGAGAATGGCTTCGACGACTCGGGGAACTCGCCCTACACGCGCGACACGCTGGAGGCGCTGGCCTTCATCACCTCGCGAGCATCCCCGGAAATGCAGCAGCAGATTGGCGAGGGCCTCGCCTTCTGGCTCCCGGACGGCGACCTGAACCAGCTCGACGACATCCTCGGGGAGCTGACCGCCGCGGGAGGGCCGGGCGCGACGCTCTACAACGTGCTCTTCGGCGCGCTGTCCGCGACGAAGCCGGCGGCGGCGCAACAACTGGAAGCCGAGCGCATCGCCGCCGCCACCCAAGCCTTCAACGAGGCGCAGGCCGGCATCGACGAGCTCAACAACGAGCTGGCGGCCCTCATCGGCGCCGCCGGGCCGGGACTGACGCAGGCCGAGTACGACGCGATTGTCGCCAACTTCATGGCGGAGCATGCGCAGGAGTACGCGCGCTTCGAGGCCGCTGGCGCCGACCTCACCGCGCTCATCGCGGACAACGAGGACGTGCTCCTGCATCCGGAGAACTACGACCCGGACCTCGTCGCCCAGGTGCAAGGCGCGGCGAACGAGCTTCCGGAGCTGGCACGGACGCAGGCCGGCTTCCAGTACCTCAACAACGAGATGCTCGCGTCGGGCCGGGGCGAGCCGTCGCTGTTCGACGCGCTCACCGAGGGCGCGGAGTGGCTCGAGACGCCCGTGGAGTTCTACGACGCGCTCTCCACGGTGCTGGTGGAGGCCGCGGGGCTGGCCATGCTGACGGGCCGCCCCGAGGATGCCGAGGCGGCGCTCGCCTTCCTGGAGGCAAAGCCACACGTCTTCGGGCTCGACAAGAAGGAGGCGCAGCAGCTCCGGAGGGACCTGCACGACATCCACATGGGCGCGCAGCGAGGCGCCTCCCGTGCGGACATGGCACGGCGCTTCGAGACGCTCCGTACGCACGTCGAAGGCTTCGGACTCTCCTCCCGGGGCGCGGACAAGCTCCTGGCGCTGGGGGCCATCATCGGACTGGCGGGGACGGACTTCAGCCCCGAGAGCGTGTCCGAGGCGCTCGGCACCGCGCTGGAGTTCCTCGGGGGCTCCGCGGACGTCGGCACCTTCGTGCTGGGCTCCGCCAGCCGCATCGGTGGGACGCTGGGGCACGTCTCCCTGGCGACGGGGTTCCTCACCGGGGTGATGGACGGCGTCCAGGCGTATGCCTACGCCCGGCAGGGTGAGTGGGACCATGCCACGTCGAGCAGCCTGCTCGCGGCGAGCGGCCTTGCCCCGCTCATTGGCGCCTGCATGGGGTTCCCGGGACTGGGGACGCTGGTCGGCGGCGTGCTCCTGCTGGGCGGGGCGGGCGTGGGACTGTGGGCCCAGCAGAACGACCAGGAGCAGTTCAAGGAGCAGCGGCTGGAGGCGCTGCTCGCGGCCGGCGTCCCCGAGCACGTCGCCAGGGTGCTGGTGGACGCGGACCCCTTCCGCATGCAGCAGCTCCAGGACGCGGGCTTCACGCCCGACCAGATTCGCGTCATGGCCGAGCGCTATCCCGGCATGCTCACTGGAGACACCGCGTCGCCCACCGAGGGGATGTACCACGCGGTGATGAGCGGCGCGTTCACCCCGGACGAGGTGATGGCGATGCTCGATGCCGCCAGCCAGGGCGGCACGGACCCCTTCGGCGCGGACACGCTCCTGATGGCGTTCGAGACCCTCCCGCACGAGTCGGGCCGGCTCGACGGCGGCCCCACCACCCGCGAGGGGTGGATGGAGCTGCTGAACTGGGCGCTGGAGAACAGCACGCACTCCGTCATCGACAGTGACGTCGGCCGCGCGGCGATAGAGCGGGCCCTGGCCGCGCTCGGGTAGCACGCGCGGCGGGCCCGGACTCCAGACCGGCCGCTACTCCTTCTCGATGTCGCGGTCCCAGAGCTGGACGCGGGTGTTGGCGTCCTGGAGGCGGCGCGTCAGCTCGGCGGCGATGGCCACCGAGCGGTGCTTGCCGCCCGTGCACCCCAGCGCGACGGTGAGGTACGCCTTCCCCTCCTTCTGGTAGCGGGGGAAGAGGAAGCGGCAGAGGTCCACGACCTTCTCGAGGAACTGCTGCGTCTCCTCGCGGTCCAGCACGTAGGCGGACACCTTCGGCACCTTGCCCGTCAGCCCCTTCAGCTCGGGGACGAAGTACGGGTTGGGCAAGAAGCGCACGTCCAGGACGAGGTCCGCCTGCGGCGGCACCCCGTACCGGTAGCCGAACGACATGATGGACAGGCTGGGCCCCGCCGCCGGCTCCGGGCTGAAGCGCGCCTGCACCATGCGCTTCAAGTCGTGCACGTTCAGCGCGGACGAGTCGATGACCTGGTCCGCCAGCTCGCGCAAGTCGCGCAGCGCCTCGCGCTCGGCCTTGATGCCCTCGGCGACGGTGCCGCTGGGCGCCAGCGGGTGGCGGCGGCGCGTCTCGCTGAAGCGGCGGATGAGGCTGTCATCGCTGGAGTCCAGGAAGAGCACCTCCACCTGGTGCCCGGCGCGGCGGACCTCGGCCAGCATGCGCGGCGCGTCCTTGAGGAAGACGCCCTCGCGGACGTCCACCACCAGGGCCATGCGCTCGAAGTTGCCGCCACCCGCCAGCTCCGTGAGCTTGGGCAGCAGCAGGACCGGCAGGTTGTCGATACAGAAGAACCCCGCATCCTCCAGCGCCCGGATGGCGGTGGACTTTCCGGAGCCGGACATGCCGGTGATGACGACGATTTGCTTGGCGGGCGCGGTCACTCGACCTCTTCTCCCAGGGTGCGGCGCATCGCCCCTTCGGCGATGGCGCGGTTGAGCCGCTCGGCGAACTCTCGCGCCGAATGGTGGCCCTGCAGCTTCAGCAACTGGTTGCGGGCGGCCACCTCGATGATGGTCGCCATGTTACGGCCCGGACGGACCGGAACCACGGACAGCGGGATGTCCACCCCGACGATTTGGAGATGTTTGTCGTCCACTCCCAAACGGTCGTACTCCTGATGCGGGTCCCACTCCTGCAACTCGATGACCAATTCAATCTTCTTCTGCTCTCGGACGGCGGCAACCCCGAAGAGGTCCTTGATGTTGATGATGCCGAGGCCCCGAATCTCCATGTGGTGCTTGATGACGGGGTTGCCGGCGCCGTAGACGGCGCCCTTGCGGCGGGTGACGTCGACGATGTCGTCGGCCACCAGCCGGTGGGCCCGCATCACCAGGTCCAGGGCAATCTCGCTCTTGCCGATGCCGCTCTTGCCCAGCAGCAGGATGCCGACGCCGAAGACGTCCATCAGCACGCCGTGGAGGCTGCTGGACTCGGTGAGGGCCTCCTCCAGGAAGGTCTGGATGCGCATGATGAAGTCGCTGGAGAGCAGCGGCGTCTTCATCAGGGCCAGGCCCCCCGCCTCGCACGCGGCGACGAGGGCGGCCGGAATCTCCAGCTCCTTCGTCACGACGACGCAGGCCAGGTCCTCCTCGCCGAACAGCTTGGCGAGCGACTCGTGCTGTTTCTCCTCCGGCAGGGTGCGGAGGTAGGAAATCTCGGTGTTGCCGAAGACCTGGACGCGGTGGGGGTGCAGGTGCTCGGTGAAGCCCGCCAGGGCCAGGCCCGGCTTCTGGATGCGCGACGAGTCCACGGTGCGCGCCAGGCCGCCGGAGCCGGCGACCAGGGTCAGCCGCAAGTCGTAGTCGCGGTCGTCCAGGAGCTGGGAGATGCGGATGGATTTCATCGTCAGGACGTGGATATCACCGGAGCGCCCTTTTGAGGTGTCCGCCAACCGTGCCCCCTGCCCCGCCCCCCGCTCCCACCTCCGGCGACTCCCCTGACGCCCCTCCGGAGGTCCTGACCGAGGGGGCCCTCGGCCGGGCCCTGCTGATGGCAGTCCTGGCCT
The window above is part of the Pyxidicoccus trucidator genome. Proteins encoded here:
- the rapZ gene encoding RNase adapter RapZ translates to MTAPAKQIVVITGMSGSGKSTAIRALEDAGFFCIDNLPVLLLPKLTELAGGGNFERMALVVDVREGVFLKDAPRMLAEVRRAGHQVEVLFLDSSDDSLIRRFSETRRRHPLAPSGTVAEGIKAEREALRDLRELADQVIDSSALNVHDLKRMVQARFSPEPAAGPSLSIMSFGYRYGVPPQADLVLDVRFLPNPYFVPELKGLTGKVPKVSAYVLDREETQQFLEKVVDLCRFLFPRYQKEGKAYLTVALGCTGGKHRSVAIAAELTRRLQDANTRVQLWDRDIEKE
- the hprK gene encoding HPr(Ser) kinase/phosphatase, which translates into the protein MKSIRISQLLDDRDYDLRLTLVAGSGGLARTVDSSRIQKPGLALAGFTEHLHPHRVQVFGNTEISYLRTLPEEKQHESLAKLFGEEDLACVVVTKELEIPAALVAACEAGGLALMKTPLLSSDFIMRIQTFLEEALTESSSLHGVLMDVFGVGILLLGKSGIGKSEIALDLVMRAHRLVADDIVDVTRRKGAVYGAGNPVIKHHMEIRGLGIINIKDLFGVAAVREQKKIELVIELQEWDPHQEYDRLGVDDKHLQIVGVDIPLSVVPVRPGRNMATIIEVAARNQLLKLQGHHSAREFAERLNRAIAEGAMRRTLGEEVE